The Toxotes jaculatrix isolate fToxJac2 chromosome 17, fToxJac2.pri, whole genome shotgun sequence genomic interval GGCACCACCTAGCCCCTGGAGGTAACATGAGGCTTGATCCTGACATCTTGTTGGCACTGTTTGGGGAAAGACTACCAAGGCAAGTGTGTCACAGGAGCTTATGTGCTAGAAAAAGAATGGGACAGATAGTAGGACAGTTGGAAAGACAAGCAAATTATTGCCaaataagaacattttgtttgttcGGTAGACGACTTTCACACAAATGTTGCCAAGTGTGTGAATGGAGCTTGTTTCCCTGTATtcgaagaaaagaaaaggtgatTACATACAACTGTATCTTTTCTACAAACACACCCAGCACCCTTTGAACAAGTACTGTAATTCACATAGTTAATTTTCAACTACATACATAAAACCCATTCGTGCAAAGATGAAGGGATTTGTGATAACATTAAAACCGCATGCTTTGActacacaataacacaaaacatGTACACGCATGAAGTTATTATTCTCCACCCTCTGCACTTCATGTGAGACATCCTGTCAGATGCAGACAGACTGATTTTGAGAGGCAGTAGTCATGGTGAGAAACGAGCAGAGCAGGAGACGATCCTCGCCTTTTTGATCAGCGGCCGCGGCACGCCTAAGGGCCAGGCGGAAGGACCTGAAAAACCAGCTGCCTGAGATTATTACTCTCAGCGAGGAGCGGTGAGTGAGCAAGCGTGgagcctcctcttcctcctcactctcctcctcttcacataAACACTCTGATTCCCACagaaaccacacactcacacacacacacaggaattttttgttctgtgtttttgtctgtcccGTCTGTTTTTATCTGCGGGACTGTCACTTTAGCAGCACCTGGGACTTAATATTCCTCTCTTGGAGTAgctcacacactcctctgctcCCTCGTGTCTCCCTCCCCAGACCTGCCGTGACTGTCAGCTCTCCACCTGTGGACTATGCCCCCTTCAGTCAGCTGAGGGAGGGGGCTCTGCGCTGCTCAGGCTCCCATCTGGAGAAGGCTTGGGCTGAAATCAAAGAGGAGACGGTTAGGTAAGTCACAAGGCTAACAATCACTGCTTATGACTCCTTTCTCTTGGTAGAGTTTGTTTCCTTGACTTTGTCACTTGTGGTTGAGAGTCTTAGTTGTGGTTGAGAGTTGTTTACgtacgtgtgtttgtgcgtgtgtgtgagaatgtgggTTCCCCCAGACAACATGGCGAGACAGCAGGTGAGTCGCAGGTGAAATGGAATAGCTCACATTCCACAGAGCTCTCGAATTTATAAGTCTACTATTGCTGTTGAACCAGTGGAATGGCACAGATTTACTCCAGAGTGAGGAAGATTAAATTTCAGTTCCAGTCACTATCTGCCTGTGTATCTCTTATTGATAAGTTACTGTTTGATGGGACGGCTGCACTTATCATCTCATCAGTTGCCACTGCGTTGTAGGAAAATATGACTGCTGTTTGACTGCTGTTTGTACAGCACTGCTGCGCTAATTCAAAACTCAGCAGTGTGGGTTTGCATTTAATTTACGTGAAATGATGATgacactttttcattttgtgactCGTATCTTTGTTTAGGTTTTgtattaaaatttttttttttttttgaccaggTCATGTTACTTGTGTAGTTCTAAGGATAGAAAGGTTGCCTGTTATTCTAGTGAGTTTTTTATCATCTAGTTATTGGCATAGATGTTTTTGCGTGGAGTTTTGACATAGAGACACGAGAGacaaaagcataaaaaacataaagaacatAAGTGTAATAATAAGTGCAAAAAAAACGAGCTGTTCCCTCTATGATATCAGCTCATTTTAATGATGAAATTATTACCTTAAAGAATTTATTAAGCTGCCAGTGATCACCACAACCCAACCCTGCCTGCCAAGCCAGGTTGAAGTGGCCATTTTCccatgaaaaagaaataatctTCTGGCTGGCTCGGTAGGTGATAAGCATGTAGTTTCTTTTGTTATCATTTCAAACTCTGATAAGCATTGTTTGAAAATATGCAAGTCTTTGAAAGCATAGTGTACTGTACATACCAACAAGTGatagataaaaacaaaatactaaaaAGAGTCCCATTGTGCACGTCACACTGAGTTATGAAATATTTCAGGATGCTGAGTTTATTATCAAATGCTGAGTAGAAACTGTGGTAATGTGATAATGTGAGGCAATGTAATGCAGCTGGAAGGGCAACTCCAAAGGAAACCCAGCTCTGCTACATGACAGTATTCTGACTAACATCATGTTAGCATTAGTCATTTAATTTAGTATACAGTAAAAGTGTTGATCCTGTTATTGGGTAATAACCTCATATATCAAAGGAGATTAACCTTCTTCCATCAGGCCTATAAATACCTAAATAAATGGCTCATTTAGATGCACTTGACAGGTGGATTTTTATGTACGGATTTACTTCTgattacagtaaataaactcAGGAAACTCCAtccatttttttcagtattttcatagTGATAAACAAACCAGCTGACCACAAGACATTCaacattttcagtatttagTCCTTATCTGACTATTTCAGCTGGACTCACTGTGATGTGAATGTGACCACCATGTTCACGTTTGAAGAATTATAAACTGCTTTAATTAGCACAAATATCAGTGAACACCTCCCACTTATTTTAGTCTTCTGTATCAAAACAGACACTCATAAGTCTGTTTCAAACTTTAAACCACTTTAGACAATGACTGGCTCAATAAAAGCACTGACATGAATAATGGCGTGTTTTCGCCATCTCAACAgagcaattttatttttgttgcctTTCTGTAAATATccatttgtcatgtttttcgTAACTGAAGTGAGTTTGGTATTTGGATGATAGTTGCACATTAAAATCTACACTTATGTCCAAGACTTAACAATAATTCCACTGGGATTTGTGCTTTACATTACCTCTCCACTACAGACGTCTGTTTTAAATAGCTAAGTTTTGAAATCTCTGATGTCACTTCATCATTTACGTCAGCAACAGGCTGTGCCAAAGactgtcagtgctgcagcaAATCCCTTTGGTGACTGATTGCGGTCGATAAAAGTCAAAGTTAAATCTCTCTTTAATGTGACATCTGGAAAACAAGTGGTATGGGAAGTTTACATCTGACGTGATACAGACGACCTCTCTCCGCTGTGACTCTCTGCCTGCTCCGCCTGTGTCTTATTAACCTGCTTCAAATTGACAGCTCAAATATTGACTCTGACCGTCATTTGATGAAGGTCATGCTTTGAatgtgtttatgaatgtgtgcaGGAGACGGTGTTGTTCTCAGTTTGTGGGGATGAAAACGTGCTAAAGGGGACACAGTTCAGCTGGTTAAcaactttgtctgttttttcctcATATAAAAGAGAGGGAACTAAATTGTTCCTGTTCTGTGTTGAGAGTCCACTCTCTGAACTGACCAATAAATGGTTTGTTTACTGAGGGTGGAAGAAAGGATATTGAAACTGCAGTGCAGGTGAATAGCTGCAATTTGTAGAACAACAAACTACAGTGAAGAAGATACTGACATCAGCACAAAGTAATGATTAGTTCTAGTTACAAATTCCTATGCCTCCAAAAAGTAAAGCTAAATTTTAATCTGTTCAAATTATAGATAACCCACTAGTTTCAGTGAAGTGcttcctctgtgactgtgacatgGACTTGCATAAGCAAAATGAAATTGTGCTCTGAAATCAATATGAACCCCTGCGCAAGATATAAAATGATGCTGTCATGatcataatatatataaaataagcccaaatgaataattataaaaatatatgaagTCGCACTAAACACTTGAATCACTTCTAATTAAAGTCTTGATTGATAGTAGTCCTTACAACTTACAACAACACATACAAAGTCTTTAACATCCTTTAAGTGTACAATGATGCAACCAATTCATATTCAATATAACTGTCTTTGTGGTCAGCACTGGTACATTACAGTAAGAATATCATGGGTTCAGAAATGTTGATTTTAGTTCCACGTAAATGTTGATATCTGCCAAGTCTTTCTCACATTTTTAACTTATTTCCTGCCGTTGTTGTTGGCGAAGCCACTTGGCTTTACTGGCAGTCACATTTGATTTTCCCCATTACATTTCCCTTCCCTCACTGTAACAGTAATGAATGTGACTCAGCAGTTTTCTGTGTCCGAGTAAGTGACTAAGTGAAGGTTAATGATGTTACTGTCTTTGGTTAGTATGCAGGCTAGCTATTGACTGATGCTGTGTTGCGTTTGCAGCTCCAAACCACAGGGCCAGTGTGTTTAAGGCAATTTGGTGGAGTGATATTATACAACACTAGACATTGTCACAGTGCCAATCCCGCCATGTTGGATTTactcagaggtcagagcagCCACACAAGTGCTTCTACGATGATTTTCTAACCAGAGTGGTTGAGCCAAATTATCAATTTTGCCTTAGTTACAGCGAGTGTGTGCTCCTGCCCGCAGTTTGATTTCGACAGATAGTGAAGGTTTTAATACGCTAGTTTTGCTAGAACATGTGTAGgctgtgaaaacaaatttcCCTCCTGGGACGATAAAGAATGTCTGTCTATCGTTTGTTCATTCCACTCATGCCCTCAAGTCCTTTTGACAAAAGCAATCACACATAATTCTTGGCAGAATCATGTTGTGCTGGCCAAGACAGTTTTTGCTTGGAGATAGCAGAGATGTCTTCTGCAGAGGCAGCAGCGCTCCTATAACCACAATCCAACATAAACAACCTGAATTGAGTAGGTAGGTAGGTTTAAACTTAAAACTGAGCCTCAAATGTTAGTTTCCAGCTGACTTCAAATGATGTATATTGAAGTACAAAATAGTTTATGTTTTCTAATATGATCATATTCGCCTTTTTGTTATATGAAGAAAACACtttatcagttatcaaaatGACTGTACAAGACATGTATTGTGATGGTTGTACTGATTTTTGCTGCCATAACTATTTAAAAAACTGTAACTATATAAAAACCAGTTTGTTACCTGAAGTAAAATGTTATACATTaacctttttttctcttattataCCTTATTTAAAACCTGCCTGAGCTAAATAAATGTCAGATCTGTCATTATCAGGTTGAAACTTATGACACTGTGAACAGTATGTATCTTCTGTGCTTAAATGCATCACTACAAGGGTACATCATATATGTACATAACTGAATCAGGTCTCTTTCATGTGGTAAATTGATATCTTAACATGTGTCTTTGTTTGGATTTTAGCCTGTTAAACCTCTAATCTTTATACATTCAGATTTGCTGTACATTTAAATAACTGACTGTGTCAACAAATTCAGGTTAACAAAAAGGTTTATAACTGTACTGCAAATAGAGGCACCACTAAATACACACCACTTAATGCCTTATTTTCCATATGGTGCAAAGTCCTTTAATGCAGCACGTGATTTTGGATTTCAGGCCATTTAAGTAAAATGGATTTGACTGTCGTACGTAGACTTGGCAACATCAACAGCATTCTGTATTCACCATCATGTTACCAAAGCAGCTGTGTTACCAGCCTTATACAGCATATGTAAAGTTAGCCACTTATCAGAAGCTGTCACCTCTGCAAACAGCAAACATGATATATGTCATTACTAATCTCAATGCTTAATAGTATGTCAACACTGGGAGAGGTGGTTGTGCAATATTTGCAGTAGAGCAGGAAGCTGGATAAGACGTACAGTACACATGACTATCGAGTACTGGCTTCGAGTCTGTAATTAAAAGTCCAATTTGAGTTTTCATCACATCTCAgtgagaaaaatgtcaaaatcctAGTTTGAGGAATACTTTCTACAAATCATTAGCCTGTTGCAGGAAACTGTTCTGTTCTCTATCTGTCTCATGATGAGGTGTCACGTGTGGGGTTGTAAATGGTCCTTTTACAGTGCTTTCAGCATAAATGCAGTAGGTGACGTGAACATTTTTATGCTCCATTAATGGTGAAAGCTGTGTACACAAGCCACTGTATTTGTCCATACcttacacactgaaacacaatacCCAGATAATCATTGAAAACCTGTGTGAACTGAAGTGGTCAAAactgaagtctttttttttttttttttctttttttaagtagtTAAGATCAAACCGACTTTGTTTGACACATTGGGAaatatacttatttattttcttgctgAAAGTTAGACGATTAGATCAGTACCACTCTCATGTTAGTGTGGTAAAAAtgtagctagttagcttagcattagcattaatACAGGAAACAGGGGGAGACAGCTAGACTGGCTCTGTCTCAAGGTAACAAACCACCTGCAAGCATCTCCCCAGTAGTTTCTTGCCCCAGGTCAAGAAATAGTCTAACACATAAATCCCCATGAATTGTCctttttatgctttttgtttttgtttgaattaaacaaatgagatacagCAGGTTAATTAATGACCTTAAGAAGTGCTGATTGGTTAATTTTGTTACATTTGGACAGAGCCTgaccagctgtttccccctgtgtccagtcttcatgctacgctaaccagctgctggctccagcttcatttgccatacagacatgagtgtgtgtgtgtgtgtgtgtgtgtgaaagacagaagCGAAATTGTGTCAGTGTATCTTTCAGCAGGTGTTTTCCCCACCTTTTCATTTAGTATAAGAGACTTTTTGTGAGAGCAAGAGCTACATACCTGAGATGTAACAGTGAAGTTTGTAATATATTATTCACCCAAGGGGTTTGTGTGTGATCTCATCCAGTAATGCAAATGCAGAGCTGCTGTATATCTATctcttgttcttgttgttgttgttgttattgttgtctgTCAGCAACCTCTCCTTATGTCAGTCAATGGGTTATAGCAGTCATAATGTTTAGCAGTAACCTCACAGGTTGTGATGCTGTGGGTCTGAAGTTTGCCTACGTTATTGCAAATTTGAATGTAATCAATAGAGCAGTCAATCTAACTTGGAGAAGAAAGGCAGCGAAGGAtgggttttatgtgtgtgtgtgtgtgtgtgtggggtgggggggggggggctgctctTCCGTGTGCCAGGGTTTTCAGCTTTTTATAGCTGAGATGCAAATTTTGTCCGCTTGAAGCACCTGTTCTGATTGTGCTGCTGTGCTTCACTCCCAGCAGACACAGTGCAACGTCACTCTAACTCACGTCCTAATTGTGACAGCGTTTTAATGCAAAGCCTCTGTCTTCTTCCACATCCTGTAATCAGAAAGTTTTGTTACCGAATGAGACATCCACATCCACAGTTCCAAAGCCTGTCATTTCTCTGACAGTATAACAAAATAatgacacatttacacaatGCAGGATTTTTAGGCTTAGTCATTGAAGTtgtttgtgtatgaatgtgtaatgaaagtaaagaaaaaacacaaaaggactGACCACTTATTTCAGAAGCCAACAAGCATAACAAAACTGCCCACAaaatgataaagaaagaaatcaggTGATATACTGATCATGATGATGGCACAGGATGTTTTTCTAATTAATGACCACGTCTGAGTCACACTTCAGTGACTCAGTGAGCTCATTATCTATTCTTTGTTTTAcgtcacactgtgtgaaaagaGGATGAGGAACTCCCATGATGACTCTCATACTGTTCTAGTGCAGTAGAAGTGGAAACTGTAGTACCAGTAACGTTTTTAAAACAGAGGCTCGGCGGAAATTGCTGTGATACATCTGCTTGTAAACatgatttattgtttatttaagtGACTGCAGGTATAACTCTTTTATGTGAAGTTTGCCTGAGTTTCCATCTCTGAGCGTGGAAAAGCTAATTGTCCCAACTCCGGGAAGTATCAGTTACGGGAGCAGCCCTGACCTACAGCTCTGTGCAGATTGTTTCCTGAACAGTAGCAGGGATCCTCCTAAATACAGAGGATCTCCGACTGACACATAACAAATGCAACACAGAAGATCAAGATTACAACATCTAAGACAATGTGTTGCTCATGATGGATGATTAAGAAACTTATCACAAGTTTCAAGAAAACACAAGTGACTTCAATACATTTTATTAGGTTGTGTATGGCATGATTAAGTTCCATTATAGCCATAAATTCAATAGAACAACTGAATAGTATAAATATTTTTACCTGGGCGTGCCACCTTTCTTCACCTGTCACGAGACTGAGCTGAGAAGGAGTgttagagagacacagaaaagaaaaataaacattagagaatAAAGTCTTTCATGGACAAGGCTGGtgttattttagattttattatttctcacaccccatgaaaagaccaaaaccgaCATGTCCACCTTTCAGTGCCAATGAAGGTTGTAGGTTGTAGTTTCATCTACATCACATTTAAGGAAAGAACTTATTGCTTAAATCCTGCTGAAACGTGGCCGATCCTTTGCTTGGGTGATTCAAACAAGTGTTAAAGAATAAGATAATGATTTGTAGGGTGTGTGAATGTCCGTTggagcagggggaaacaggAACTGTAGCACTGCAGCACTTTATCATATTTGTCTAAACACTGTTTCCAAGTCTGTTCTGTCTGACTGTTTTGTCTACCAAAAATGGTTTTGTAAAGCTTTAGCAGACATGACTGTATTGTATGAACCTGCTGTGGGATCTTAAAGCCCACGGATAAAGAGCAAACACAGTGTTGTTCAGTCAAGACTTTCCAGTCAGTTTTAGGTCAGCCACGTGGGTGAGAAATGAAAGAGGTttgtcactgctctgtgatgACGTATTACATTAGCATGTGCTTTGCTTGTTAATAAGTGTATAATATTTGCTGTACTTAAAAGATCATAATGACAGCTGTAATTTGGCCGGTACAACAGTCCCGTGTTAGTAAAGTCAGCTCTGATTTGTGCCTCATACATAATGTTCTGAATGAGGCTCCTCATCCCTGTGgtttaaatgaaatattcattcacTGGTGTCACTCCCTGTGCTGTGccacttctctgctgtttttaagaGCTGTGTTGCACAGATATTTTTGTCTTCAAATCACATATTCCTTCCTCAttctatttttgtttctctgtctaaTTTGTGTATTCTTTTCCTTGTAAATATTATCCACACATAAAGGTAGTGCTGTTTAGTCGTAGTATGGCGGAGTGTTTTTCGTTGGCTAAAGTGACTTCTTTTTTTACAGGCTATTGCTGAAGATGCAATCTTCAACTGTCTCACCTGTGACCAACACTACAGTAACCTCAAATACGACCATCACCACAAAGTCCAAGGAACAAATACTCATCCAGAGTAAGGATCTTTCACGTGTGTGTGGGCGCACATCCACACTGTCCTTGTCTTCTTACGTTGCGCATTGATAATGGGCACACCCATGTGAATGAAGTGTTTGTTGTGGATACCATCAGATCTTAAGAGTGTCCCCTATGGTGGAGATTCGGATCACAAAAATATTACATGATAAGCCAAGCCTCATAAATAACAACCTATTGCATCACGCAGTCTAATCTAGATGCTTTGTACAGGAGTGGCACCCATCCATTTAATAGAATATTTTTGTTGCGTTCTGTTTGCCTGTGAGTGATGCCGTTGCTAAGCTACCACACACTACTTCTGGAGGATACACCAAATAAGTAGCTCCGTGAGGAGCAGGGGGaatttgtaaaatgtgaaatgcaaattttagagagagacacacacgactaaaaaaaacaacaacaagcttttaaagtgttttaaagtgCCATTCTtccccctctatctctctctgtcaggttCTGGGGCTATGATTGCTGTCATTGTCATAGGTATCATCATCATTCTCGCCATTCTGCTAATCATCCTGAAGACATACAACAGGTAAGGCAGCATTCCTGTCAGAGAGGAGAATTCTCGCATTTTGAATGTCACGAGCCTTTGAGAACAATCGGgctatttatttttatccactTCAAGGAAGACTAGGTACCTCCTGttgcttttcatctttttattaAGCTCCTTCTGTGAAATTATatagacaaataaaaacaatcatgcACATCATATTCATACCCACCCTATCACAGTGATCCTCAAACTTTTTGGCTTGTAATCATTTAAAGTGATAGAGTGTGTACTCACAACACCCTGTATGTATAACATATATCTGTAAGTTAAAGGCAATGCAACCAAAGACAGCCATGCCTGTCTTAGTCTGTCTGAGTACTTAGTATGTGAGAGATGTGAGATCATGGTCTCATTGTTGCCAGGCGTACACATGTGTCCAGAGTCCTGGGAGCCAGCGGTGGCTCCAAACCTCGTCCAAAGATGTCACAATCCACAGCTCAGAGCAGCATGCCACTGGGCGCCATGGGAGTCCACTCTGTCTCGGGCAGCATCACCAATTCAAACCCAGCCTCGGAGAACAGCTTCCAGCTGCCCAGAGTGGAGCTAAGCAGCGTGGAGGGAAACCACATAGAGCAGTTCAGCACCACCAGCGGATCCACTGAGGTCACCATACATGACACTCCATCATTAGGAAACACATAGCACCAAGACTGTGGTTTAGTCTCACAACAGGCTGATGTGCTGACTGATGTGCTGTGTTCATCCATGACCACATACTGTGTGATGACTGAATCCCATGGAAACTCTACACGTGACATTAGTGTTGACACTGTCAGTCTCCACCAACTGAGCCACTGCTGGTAACTACATGGATAACAAGATGTGCTTTTGGTGtgcaaaaatatacaatatGAACAAAATGGCACCAGAAACACAATGGATTGCATGAAGGACTTTCTAGTGAAGAGTTGCTTTCTGGCTACAGTCAGTGTTCAGAGTATAGATGCCATAAGTTTCTTACTGTTTGTATCTATTTGTTGATGTTCCATCACTGCTAATACAATGAAGAAAATGTGTAGTGAAGCAGGACAATGTTAATCTTAAGTGTGTACATTTCTGTATTAAGGAGAACCAGATAGGTTCAGAAGTAAACATGGAATTAGGATAGTAGACAAAGACAGTATGACAGAGGATTACTGTgaggacatacagtatgttgataTTACAGATTTATTTTGACAATATTCAACAACAATATTTCTTACTAAGTCCGGTCCACCTTGCATTttactgtctttgtcttttgcCCACAGATTCTCTCATGTTTGTCCTTGTTTAAGAAATGTACGAAAtgtcatttcctttgttttgttcttt includes:
- the LOC121197789 gene encoding noncompact myelin-associated protein; this encodes MQSSTVSPVTNTTVTSNTTITTKSKEQILIQSSGAMIAVIVIGIIIILAILLIILKTYNRRTHVSRVLGASGGSKPRPKMSQSTAQSSMPLGAMGVHSVSGSITNSNPASENSFQLPRVELSSVEGNHIEQFSTTSGSTEVTIHDTPSLGNT